A genomic stretch from Photobacterium atrarenae includes:
- a CDS encoding porin: MNKKMIALAVAAASLSSVATAAEVYSDETSSLAVGGRFEARALMKDTDTSSNKVTDKTRVRVNIAGKTDITDSIYGLGFWEGEYKDGEDINNRHLNAGIGGDFGKVVYGKTDGSLAALTDFTDIMAYHGNEAGNKIDAGDRTGNNLAYIGSFDLGGNNLVLNANYVFDGDNENVAGEYDVNGYAASAIYAMDMGLAFGAGYGEQDGYGPLNTEKAKQAFGALSYTAGDIYVAALYQDAEDTLVDGSLIKDSKGYEFAAAYTLGKTVFIATYNFLEDSDNNIDLRDSIAIDATHYFNKNFRTYASYKFNNLDKKDVGQAAASDEFVLGARYDF; the protein is encoded by the coding sequence ATGAATAAAAAAATGATTGCACTGGCAGTCGCAGCGGCATCTCTCTCATCAGTCGCAACTGCAGCAGAGGTTTACTCGGATGAAACATCAAGCCTGGCTGTCGGCGGTCGCTTTGAAGCCCGTGCACTGATGAAGGATACAGACACCAGCAGCAACAAAGTAACTGACAAAACCCGTGTTCGTGTCAACATTGCGGGTAAAACAGATATCACAGACAGCATTTATGGTCTCGGCTTCTGGGAAGGCGAATACAAAGATGGTGAAGACATCAACAACCGTCACCTGAACGCCGGGATCGGCGGCGACTTCGGTAAAGTTGTGTATGGTAAGACTGACGGCTCACTGGCAGCCCTGACTGACTTCACCGATATCATGGCTTACCACGGTAACGAAGCGGGCAACAAAATTGACGCGGGCGACCGAACCGGCAACAACCTGGCATACATTGGTTCATTCGATCTAGGCGGTAACAACCTGGTCCTGAACGCTAACTACGTATTTGACGGCGACAATGAGAATGTGGCTGGCGAGTATGATGTCAACGGCTACGCTGCAAGCGCTATCTATGCGATGGACATGGGCCTGGCATTCGGTGCCGGTTACGGTGAGCAGGATGGTTACGGCCCGCTGAACACGGAGAAAGCCAAACAGGCTTTCGGTGCGCTCTCCTATACCGCTGGCGATATCTATGTTGCCGCCCTGTACCAGGATGCAGAAGATACCCTGGTTGACGGCAGCCTGATCAAAGACTCAAAAGGTTACGAGTTCGCCGCAGCATATACCCTGGGTAAGACTGTGTTCATCGCCACCTACAATTTCCTGGAAGATTCTGACAACAACATCGACCTGCGAGACTCTATTGCCATCGATGCAACCCACTACTTCAACAAGAACTTCCGCACCTACGCCTCTTACAAGTTCAACAACCTGGACAAGAAAGATGTCGGCCAGGCCGCAGCTTCTGACGAATTCGTGCTGGGTGCCCGTTACGACTTCTAA
- the greA gene encoding transcription elongation factor GreA → MDKVPMTVRGEKMLREELETLMKRRPIISQAIGEARELGDLKENAEYHAAREEQGICEAQIRDIEYKLSVAQVIDVSKMENTGKVIFGTTVTLIDVDTEEEVQYQIVGDDEADIKAGRISVNSPIARGLIGKMQDDEVMIVTPGGQREFEIAEVAYI, encoded by the coding sequence ATGGATAAGGTTCCAATGACAGTACGCGGCGAAAAGATGCTGCGTGAAGAGCTGGAAACACTAATGAAGCGTCGTCCTATTATCTCTCAGGCGATTGGCGAAGCACGTGAGCTGGGGGACTTGAAAGAAAACGCTGAATACCATGCTGCCCGTGAAGAGCAGGGGATTTGTGAAGCACAGATCCGTGATATTGAATACAAGCTCTCTGTTGCCCAGGTGATCGACGTTTCGAAAATGGAAAACACCGGCAAAGTGATTTTCGGCACCACAGTGACGCTGATCGATGTCGATACCGAGGAAGAAGTGCAATACCAGATTGTCGGTGACGACGAGGCGGACATCAAGGCGGGACGTATTTCCGTCAACTCTCCGATTGCCCGTGGCCTGATTGGTAAAATGCAGGACGACGAAGTGATGATTGTCACGCCGGGCGGCCAGCGCGAGTTTGAAATTGCCGAAGTGGCCTATATCTGA
- the yhbY gene encoding ribosome assembly RNA-binding protein YhbY, which yields MNLSTKQKQYLKGLAHNLKPVVLMGANGLTEAVLAEIELALDHHELIKVKIAAEERETKGLIVDAIVRETKAEKVQVIGKTLVLYRQSEARKIELPRK from the coding sequence ATGAATCTAAGCACCAAACAGAAGCAATACCTCAAAGGCCTTGCTCACAACCTGAAACCTGTTGTCCTTATGGGTGCAAACGGTCTGACCGAAGCCGTTCTGGCTGAAATCGAACTCGCGCTGGACCACCATGAACTGATCAAAGTAAAAATCGCAGCTGAAGAACGCGAGACCAAAGGCTTGATCGTTGATGCAATTGTACGTGAGACCAAAGCGGAAAAAGTTCAGGTGATCGGCAAGACGCTGGTGCTGTACCGCCAGAGCGAAGCGCGCAAAATCGAGCTTCCTCGCAAATAA